A region of Domibacillus sp. DTU_2020_1001157_1_SI_ALB_TIR_016 DNA encodes the following proteins:
- a CDS encoding gas vesicle protein K: MQPASQTNGKINLDPDNAEHGLAQLVLTVIELLRQIVERHAIRRVEGGTLTDEQIENLGEALMNLEEKMEELKEIFGLDADDLNIDLGPLGSLL; the protein is encoded by the coding sequence ATGCAACCGGCCAGCCAGACAAATGGAAAAATTAACTTAGACCCTGATAATGCAGAGCATGGGTTAGCGCAGCTAGTGTTAACGGTTATTGAGCTGCTAAGACAAATTGTAGAAAGGCATGCGATTAGAAGGGTAGAAGGCGGCACGCTGACGGATGAGCAAATCGAAAATTTAGGCGAAGCCCTGATGAACCTGGAAGAAAAAATGGAAGAATTAAAAGAAATTTTCGGCTTGGATGCAGATGATTTAAATATCGATCTTGGTCCTTTAGGAAGTTTACTTTAA
- the gvpJ gene encoding gas vesicle protein, with protein sequence MAVEHSMQSSTIVDVLEKILDKGVVIAGDITVGIADVELLTIKIRLIVASVDKAKEIGMDWWETDPYLTSKAADHHTKALEEENKRLHERLESLEKKISTNRIDAKEFNY encoded by the coding sequence ATGGCAGTCGAACATTCCATGCAGTCCAGTACGATCGTGGATGTATTGGAAAAAATATTAGATAAAGGTGTTGTAATCGCGGGAGATATTACGGTCGGTATTGCGGATGTTGAGTTGTTAACTATCAAAATACGCCTGATTGTCGCTTCTGTTGATAAAGCAAAAGAAATCGGCATGGACTGGTGGGAAACCGATCCGTATTTGACATCCAAAGCAGCCGATCATCATACGAAAGCGCTTGAAGAAGAAAATAAAAGACTTCATGAGAGGCTCGAATCTCTGGAAAAGAAGATATCTACAAATCGCATTGATGCTAAAGAATTCAACTACTAA
- a CDS encoding gas vesicle protein, which yields MSLKESIENKDIALIDILDVILDKGVAIKADLVISIAGVDLVYLDLRVLIASVESLVQAQQENGKTISSVQFDKQREDLTHATGQPDKWKN from the coding sequence ATGTCACTAAAGGAATCGATCGAGAACAAGGATATTGCTTTAATTGATATTTTGGATGTCATCCTGGACAAGGGAGTGGCGATAAAAGCAGATTTAGTCATCTCCATAGCAGGAGTTGACTTGGTTTATCTGGATTTAAGAGTACTTATTGCTTCGGTAGAATCGCTTGTTCAAGCTCAGCAGGAAAACGGCAAAACCATCTCTTCCGTACAATTTGATAAACAGAGGGAGGATCTCACTCATGCAACCGGCCAGCCAGACAAATGGAAAAATTAA